tcctctgtaattagaccTCCTGGTAtttatttgcacagatcaaaggatgaagtctaggatagagacATTCTTTGTAGATACAGATATTCTGTTCTAACATGGTTGTTCttaatcagtcctctgtaattagtgatcttggtttttgcgcaGATTCTAGGATGGAGCATAAGATAGAAGCTTTctttatagttccagaagttctgctcagtcacaattgtcaaagtcaaacctctggaattagatcAATTCTAGAAAGATCTTGAGAGGGACAGAAACCATTAGGATGCTGTAAGTGATTTACTTAACTATCAACGAGAAAGGTCTAGAATGGAGAAGATAAAACCATGATTATGGCAATCCCAAAgacagccccattttttttttttggtttttgggccacacccggcggtgctcaggggttactcctggctgtctgctcagaaatagctcctggcaggcacgggggactatatgggacaccgggatttgaaccaaccacctttggtcctggatcagctgcttgcaaggcaaacaccgctgtgctatcactccgggcccgaCAGCCCCATTTTTTGGATAAATTATGGTGAACAGAAACGAAGACCAATGCAGAGACCataaaaatcactatttttcagataaaaattcATCAGTGgggccatagcgatagcacagcagaatgggtgtttgtcttgcatgcagctggcatggatttgatcctcagaatctaTATGGTACCCCTAAGTACCacagggagtaatttctgagcacagaaccagaagtagcccttgagcatcattggatatgggcccccaaaacaaatccaTTAATTAAAAAAGCACTAAAGTTTAAAATGAAATTGATGGCAGGAGTTACTTTTCCCAGATAAAGCcccagagaaaaattattttatttagagaagcAGAGAAGACTTAAATCCTAGAAAGAACTAGTTGGGGCTCCTCAACTGTCTCTTCACCTAAAGAGATCAGCAACAGAATAACACACCAAATGGCAGTGCGTTCACTCAGAgatagagatggagagagacaagCAAAGCTCAATACTCCCTTAGTGTCAGAAACACTCTCTACATCCCATACACTTTCTTACACTGCTATTAACAACTGCTCCATCATTCTGTAATCTAAGTTAATGATGAAAGAAAACTACCAAGAGTTCCTCAAGAGAGGATGGAAACAATTGGTTACAAGACAAAAGGAAGCAGAGAATggacaaaaaaacccaaccactTCATTCCTGACCCTTCACACAGAGCTCCACACTTCATCTGCCTCTGCAATCAAGGGGTAAAGCCTTTACATCGTTTAAACCATGTCAGACACACCTGCCCACCCAGCCCTAGGTGAAACAAAGATGTACAATCAGACCACAGTGAATGAATTTATCCTAACAGCCTTACCAGCCCTCCAGAACCTCCAGACACTTCTCTTCATGGTCCTCCTGCTCAGTTACTTGCTCACACTCACTGGAAACATGGTCATCATCGCCCTGATCTGGGCAGACAGCCGCCTCCAAacacccatgtacttcttcctcagcAACTTGTCCTTCTTAGACATTTTATATACCTCCTCCGTGACCCCCAAGCTGCTGGACTGCCTCCTCTGGGGCAGGAGAACCATTTCCTTTGCCGGCTGCATCGCCCAGACCTACTTCTTCTTTTTCCTGGGTACAGTGGAGTTCATTCTACTGGCAGGAATGTCCTATGACCGCTACGTGGCCATCTGCAACCCCCTGCGCTACACCATCATCATGAACAACCAGGTGTGTCTCCTGCTGGTGCTGGGGTGCTGGCTGGGGGCCTTCCTGTCTGTGCTCTGCCCCACCATCGTGGTGTCCAGGCTGCCTTTCTGTGGCAGGGAGATCAGGCACTTCTTCTGTGACATCGCCCCACTGCTCCAGGTGGCTTGTATCAACACTCAGCTCATAGAGATGATCAACTTCCTCCTGTCCACCCTGGTACTCCTCACCTCACTCTTCCTCACCATGATGTCCTACACCTACATTATATCGACCATCCTGCGCACCCCCTCTGCCCAGGGCCGCCAGAAAGCCTTCTCCACCTGTGCCTCTCACCTAATAGTTGTCTCCATCTCTTATGGTAGCAATATCTTTATGTACGTGAGGCCCAGTCAGAATCATTCCCTGGAGTTTGACAAGGTGACAGCTGCTCTTACCACCATGGTAACCCCTCTCCTGAACCCCTTCATCTACAGTCTAAGGAACGAGAAGGTGAAGCAAGTTTTGAAGGACTCAGTTGACAAAATGAAAACCTTCTTTCATAAGAGAGTTTGAAACTGCTGATTCACTTCCGGGATTGGTGAGTGCAAAAAGATACCTAAAATCCACATGGCTGAAAGGGAGCTCCAGTCTGAAGCATAGCAGAGCTGAACCATCTTTGGCAAATATCAGGGAGGCAATTTCAGAAAAGATATTCTCCTCTTCTGAACAGACCCTTTCACTCACAGACTATGATGGGGTGAGCAAGGAGGAACCTGGATCTCTGCTTGGCAATCTTCCATTTTTAACTGATATTCTTGAACTGGGTGAAATTTAGTTTTCTGATATGTAAAGTGTTggtgctttgctttcttttctggcTTTTTGAAAGCTTCCTGGAGAAATGATGACAAAGATGGTACTAGTGATAGTAACCATCAAGAAACAAGTCAAAGAAAGGCAACTACTTGTGATGATCAGAACAAAGACTGTTTATAAGTGTTATATGATCTTGGATAGTCCAAGATCCTAGGCCTTATTCCTAACAGCCACACACTGAAAATGATGGTAAAGATAATACTGatgatcagtggtcctcaaactttttaaacaggggaccagttcactgtcccacaGACCATTAGAGGGCCgtaccatattttaaaaaaaaaaagttatgaacaaattcctatgcactctacatatatcttattttgaagtgaagaaaaaatgggaacaaatataatatgtgaccCGCAGGTCACAGTTTATTAAACCATCAAGAAACAAGAGGAGCCCTGTATCTCTGGGCTGGTGCATTGAGTTTTGATGTGCATGAATGTCTCCTTGAGTCATTCAGCAGCCAGGGGTAACTGCTCTCTTCTCCACTTAGTGCTGAGGAAAGTAAGACTTAGCAACTTCCCCCAAATGTTATCTCTAGTGAATGGTAGAAATTCACAGTAGGTGAACACACTGTAGCAGCTTATTATGCCATGAAATGTGGAGGGCAAGAAACTCAGTGGGGGACACTGAAGGTCACTTCACTCTAAAGGGATCAAAATCAGACTTGTGACATGGTGTCTGCCTGCCCCAACGAACTGCACTATCCATGCAGCAGTGAGGAGAGTGAGGGTCTGAGAAGATACTCCTTCAGAGGCAACAAGGAATCCACCTCAGACACAAACTATCATCTGAGGAACTGAGTAAAACAACATCAAGAGCAGAATGTGCGCCCCAGGGTTCATTTGGTTGTGAACAATAAAGCAAAAGGTAAATCAATCTGGTTTAACGAGAGGGCTTCTTGGTCATAGTAAACAAGAGTTTGGCCTACAGAGAGTTGGGATGTGGCTCATGTGGCAGAGCACAGGCCTTGTATGAGAGGTGTTGACTCCTGACATGACATGTCATTTGATGAAAGGACAAATGGAAGctgagagaaaaaatatgaaaattgagAGAAGATTCATTTCTAGAAGTAACAACCTGAAACTGCCTCTGTGTCATTAACAAGCACAAACAACATATATAAATCCTGTTAGAGATTCAGTAGGTGTGGGTAAAGACACAAGGTTGAgcatgttaattttattaaatatgttggTGTTCATAAGAGGTATTTATACTTCTCTTGAGTAATATTCATTTCAGATCTGCTTTTCTTTCTCGGGGAGTAAAAAGGAAGATTAGGACCACCCATAGAGATGAACAGAGTTTGCACCTGGGTCTATGAGCAGGAATCACTCTGGAAGGACAAGGAGACCACATGAAGGGCTACCCTTGGAGATAGAAtgagggtcagccacatgcaagacaagagccctacccattgtactttccCTCCAGATCCTCACACCTGccttttttgtaattaaaataagGTAAGGGCCAAGGGTGGGAATctatggtagagcatttgccttacatgtgtatTGTTCCAGTTCAATCTCAGGTAGGTACTAAAACATGAGCaataaaggtaataaaataatatccacaaatacaatattataaattaaaaataaacaaagtaaacaGGTGGGAGAGATAAGTCAAAGGGCTGAATGGAGACACTGTGGCTGGAGGAGCAGTCTGGCTGAAGCAGTTTACCTACATAGCAAAGACAGGGGCTATCCCAAGCACCTTTCTATGTGTCTCCCAAAAAGTAGACAGAAATAGAAACATATCTCAAAACTATGTatgcatttatatacatatgtatgtacttatgtatataaattatatatgtaaaactaTGAATGTATGTAAAACTATGTATGTACTTCTGGaatcctgaataccaccaaggCTCACTCACAAGCACAAAGCCAAAAAGGGGCCCTGGGTACCTCTGCAGAAGACCCAAACATCTGCACTCCCAAAATAAATTGAGCAGTTTTTCATTCAAAACCATGGAGGCTAAAAGTCACTGGAAGGAATGGCAGAGCTGAAACactaagagaataaaaatagtcCATAATCTGACCCTGGGGGGGAAAACCCACCTTCAGAAATGAGCTAGAAAATAAAGCACTTCCAGATAAACAGCAAAAGAGGAAATGTGGTACCAGCAGGTACTTGCTACAATAACTACTTTAACAGTCcctcagaaaggaaagaaatgctaCTATATTAATTTGagatgtataaataaattaattatactgCAAGGAAAGTATATCTATAAACTAAAAGAAGTAACTACTTAAATAAAAGTGTAAATATTAAAGTCAATATTATTATATGtggtttgaccatttttatttcctaattgatttaaaatacatatatgtaaaagtattataaatttaGATTAAATAGATGATTTGTGATAAAACATAAAGGTCAAAAATGGATCTAAATGGGAGCAAAATGATGTATGCTCTTGAAGATGATCTCAGATCAACTTgaaatatacagatttaatattaACATTACAGTCAACTGCATTCCCTCCAGAGGACAATGAAAATAAACCTTACAAAATTGAGGCcagtctagtccagtctttttggaaaacaatatgaatattcctttaaaaaatagacattgagctcccatatgatccagcatatCCTAGGGATATGCTCTAGGAGTATACAATACattaatgccctctgcactcccatgttcatagcagcactatttacaaaatccagaatctggaaacaacccagatgcccaaaaacagatgagtggctaaagaagctgtggtatatctgtacaatggaatactatgcagctgttagaagaaatgaagtcatgaaatttgcttatacatggatggatttagaaactgttatgttgagtgaaaaaaatcaggaagggggccgaagagatagcacagcagtaaggcatttgtcttagacgcagaaggatggtggtttgaatcccggcatcccatatggtcccccgagcctgccagtagggatttctgagcatagagccaggagtaacccctgagcacaaccaggtgtgacccaaaaaccaaaaaaaataaataaataaaccaaaaagaaaagaaaaagaaaaataaagaaatcggggagagagagataagcacagaatagtctcactcatgagggatttaagaaaaataaaagacagtctaataataatacccagagacaatagagatgagagctggaaggaccagtccatgataacaAGTTGAtaacaaagagtggtaagtacagatagagaaataactacactaacagctaccatgatgatagagagagaaatacaatgcttgtcttgaagacaTGCAGAGGCTGGGGGGAGGTAGGAAAaggggggacaatggtggaaggaaagtatcactggtgaaggggagtgtgcaTTTTATAGTTGAAACACAATTATGAACATCTTTTTGACcatttgtgcttaaataaagaaatcatttttaaaaaaaagaacttgtaatttccaataattttaaaaaattgagaccagagtgatagtacagctattcaggcatttgccttgcataaagcagaCCTGGTCTGatcccccagcagcccatatgaagcccaccaaaagtgatccctgagaacagagccaggagtaagccctgagcaccaccacatgaagcccccaaatcaaaaacaaacaaaatcaactgAACACCAAAAGGCAGTGCCAAAGAGAATAGCAAAATAAAAGGCAAgacatatagcaaagtgacaaacattaattcctttcttctctttctctctttctttctttctttctttctttcattctttctttctttctttctttctttcttctttctttctttctttctttcttactttctttctttctttcttactttctttctttcttctttctttctttctttcttctttctttctttctctctttctttaatatttttttagagaaagaaaagactaaaAATTTCACGACCCAGAAACACCAGacaattcctttattttttggtttttttaggaCCAAACCCTGTGATCCCTGAAGGCTTCTCCCAGTGAGGGGCCATGAAATCAACCCCCACATGCTCAGGAAgtcatttggtgccagggatcaaactcaggactcaCACCAGCAAAGCATGTGAGCAAAACATGGTTGAACAAATGATATAGTAGTCATCGTGCCAAAAAAGACTCCAAAAACACTGAGAATAAACTTGGAAAATCAGACTGAAgttgaagaaagataaaaaaaagacatgcagtaaactacatttatataataaaccaagaaattcaaaatgctgacagataaaaaaaaataaatgactgtcCGAGGCTGAGATAAGGAGGGAAGAGCATTTACtaagaacaaatatttaaaaaaaaaatgaaggtaatggaaacatttcaaaccATTTTTTTATtcggttttgtgtgtgtgtgtgtgtgttggttgtttttctggccacacctggcagtgctcagaaat
The sequence above is a segment of the Suncus etruscus isolate mSunEtr1 chromosome 8, mSunEtr1.pri.cur, whole genome shotgun sequence genome. Coding sequences within it:
- the LOC126015800 gene encoding olfactory receptor 6M1-like, whose product is MYNQTTVNEFILTALPALQNLQTLLFMVLLLSYLLTLTGNMVIIALIWADSRLQTPMYFFLSNLSFLDILYTSSVTPKLLDCLLWGRRTISFAGCIAQTYFFFFLGTVEFILLAGMSYDRYVAICNPLRYTIIMNNQVCLLLVLGCWLGAFLSVLCPTIVVSRLPFCGREIRHFFCDIAPLLQVACINTQLIEMINFLLSTLVLLTSLFLTMMSYTYIISTILRTPSAQGRQKAFSTCASHLIVVSISYGSNIFMYVRPSQNHSLEFDKVTAALTTMVTPLLNPFIYSLRNEKVKQVLKDSVDKMKTFFHKRV